GGTTCAGTTCTTGTCACTGGGTAAGATATCCCTCCCGGATCGGGATAGTATACCCCACCATAGGCTCAATGGACTGACAACGCAATCTACAGTGGGACGGGCTACATTGGCTCTTTCACCGCCCTTGCTCTCCTCGAGGCTGGTTACAAGGTCGTCGTCGCGGACAACCTCTAcaactcctccgccgagGCTCTTCGTCGCATTGAGTTGATCTCCGGCAAGAAGGCTGAGTTCGCTCAGGTCGATGTCACCGACGAGGCGGCTTTCGACAAGGTTTTCGAGGCCCACCCCGACATTGACAGTGTTATTCACTTCGCTGCCCTCAAGGTGTGCATGTCCGACTCCATGTATATATCCTACTTACTTACACCTGTGCTTGGGACTTAGGCCGTCGGCGAGTCTGGTGAGAAGCCTCTGGACTACTACTATGTCAACGTTTACGGAACTCTCAACCTCCTGCGTTCCATGGTCCGCCACAATGTCTACAACATTGTCTTTTCCAGCTCGGCCACCGTCTATGGTGATGCCACCCGCTTTCCCAACATGATCCCCATCCCCGAGGAGTGCCCTCTGGGCCCTACCAACCCCTACGGTAACACCAAGTTCGCCGTCGAGACCGCAATCACCGATGTCATCAACGCCCAGCGTAACAACGCTGCCAAGGCCGGaaacgaggaagagagcaagaagTGGAACGGTGCTTTGCTGCGCTACTTCAACCCCGCTGGTGCCCACCCCAG
This window of the Aspergillus oryzae RIB40 DNA, chromosome 8 genome carries:
- a CDS encoding NAD-dependent epimerase/dehydratase family protein (UDP-glucose 4-epimerase/UDP-sulfoquinovose synthase) yields the protein MPSGSVLVTGGTGYIGSFTALALLEAGYKVVVADNLYNSSAEALRRIELISGKKAEFAQVDVTDEAAFDKVFEAHPDIDSVIHFAALKAVGESGEKPLDYYYVNVYGTLNLLRSMVRHNVYNIVFSSSATVYGDATRFPNMIPIPEECPLGPTNPYGNTKFAVETAITDVINAQRNNAAKAGNEEESKKWNGALLRYFNPAGAHPSGIMGEDPQGVPYNLLPLLAQVATGKREKLLVFGDDYKSHDGTAIRDYIHILDLADGHLKALNYLRANNPGVRAWNLGTGRGSTVYEMVRAFSASVGRELPYEVAPRRAGDVLNLTANPTRANTELGWKAERTLEQACDDLWRWTKNNPQGYRQEPPAELLEQLKK